The following is a genomic window from Clostridia bacterium.
TGTTGTCTTTGTTCAAAACTATGACATGTATATTGGCGCCCTAATGACAAGAGGCTGCGATATTTGGCTCAACAATCCTATAAGACCATTGGAAGCATGCGGAACATCAGGAATGAAAGCCGCAATGAATGGAGTTTTAAATTTGGCGGTACTTGATGGCTGGTGGCCAGAAGGTTGTGTTCACGGCGTCAATGGCTGGGAAATAGGCGATGGCTATGAAGGCACTGATTGTGATGAACATGATTCTAAGGCGTTATATAAATGTCTGATGGAAGAAGTTTTGCCAACATATCAGGATAAACAAAAATGGGCTTCGATGATGAAAGAAAGTATTGCAATGTCAGAGGTTAGGTTCTCTGCAAAAAGAATGGTAGAGGAATATTACGAAAAAATTTACAACTACTAAGGACAAAAAATGAAGAATAGCGGAATTTTATTACATATTTCTAGTTTGCCGTCCAGTTATGGAATAGGAGATTTTGGAAAAGAAGCTTATAAATTCGCAGATTTTTTGAAGGCAAGCAAACAAAAATATTGGCAGATTTTACCTCTTAATCCACCTGGTGAAGATAATTCTCCTTATCAGGCATTCTCGGCTTTTGCAGGCAATCCGTATTTTATTGATTTGGATGCATTGTATGAGCAGGGATTAATATCTGATAGATATAAGAGTCTAATTTGGAAAAAGGGCAATATCGATTACGAACTGTTATATAAGAATAAAGACAGTGTATTAAGAGAAATATCAAATAATCTTGATAAAATTGATCAAAGCGATTTTGACAGATTTTGTCAAGATAATCATTTTTGGCTTGAAGATTATGCAATCTTTATGGCTCTGTATGAGTATTTTAATAAGATATCATGGAACGAATGGGAACCAGATATTGTATCAAAAAACCCTGAAACGATCAGCATTTATCAGGAGAAGTTAAAGACAGAAATAGCTTATTGGAAGACAATTCAATATTTGTTCTGGACGCAATGGTTTAAGCTGAAAAACTATGCCAACAGTCTTGGTATAGAGATAATAGGCGATCTTCCAATTTATATATCGTATCATAGCGCGGATGTCTGGGCATATAGCCAAAACTTTATGCTTGATAGTGAAAAAAAGCCGTCTTGTGTAGCCGGAGTTCCGCCTGATATATATTCTTCAAAAGGTCAGTTATGGGGCAATCCTGTATATGATTGGGAATATATGAAGCAAGAAGGTTTTTCTTGGTGGCTTAATCGACTTATGTTTTCACAAAAATGCTACGATCATATTAGAATCGATCATTTTATAGGATTTGCTAATTATTATTCTATACCTGCGGGCGCACAAGATGCCATTACAGGGCAATGGAAAAAAGCATATGGAAAAGAATTGTTTGAAAAATTCAAACAATTAGTTCCTAATGCAAAAATCTTGGCAGAAGATTTGGGAAATAAAACCCAAGAGGTTGAAAAGCTTTTGGATTATACGGGCTATCCTGGAATGGTAATTTTACAAAATTGGTATGACTCACCAGATGTCTATAAATTTTTAGATAGTCTAAAGCAATCCAACATTGTAGTTTATACAGGAACGCATGACAACAATACCATCAAAGGCTGGTATAAGTCTATTTCTTCGTCCGAAAAAAGAGCGTTCAAAAAAATAACAGGTTGTAAATTCGATGTGGTAAAAGCCATGATAAGCTTGGGCGTAAAAAGCAATGCCGACAAATTTATCGTGCCTATTCAGGATTATCTTGGACTTGGCGAAAAAGACAGAATGAATATTCCCGCTACTAAAGGCAATTGGATTTGGCGTTTGAAAAACGATAATTACATAAAAAAATACAAAAAGATAATCCGTTTGACAACAAAACAATAGGTTTTTTATTGGTTTGGTATTGACAGACGGTATTTTTATAGTATAATAATTAGTAGTAAGAGGTGTTACTACTTAAATTAAATATAATAATGGGAGGAAATATGAAAAGAAAATTACTTGTTATGCTCGTCATAGCTTGTTGTATAGCTATGTCTGCAAGTGTACTTACAGCATGCGGTAATAAACCTACTATTACCTTAGATAAGACATCAGTAACACTTGCTATTGAGGAATCAGTTACTTTGGTTCCGACTGTTTCAGATGACACCTTAGAGGTTAGCTGGTCATCAAGTGATTCAAGTGTTGCAAAAGTTAACAGCTACGGCGTTGTAATTGCTCAGAGCTTAGGCACAGCTACAATAACAGCATCAGTTAAAGGAGCTAAAGCTACTTGTACTGTTAAGGTTGAACCAGTAGTTACATTAAACCAAACCGAAATCAAATTGACGTCAGGCGAAGATGTAACAGCTGATTTGAATCAATTCCAATTGTTAGCTTCTTTTAATCCTGTTTTGGGAAAAGATGAAAAAGCTACATGGACTTCAAGCGATGAAAAAGTTGCAACAGTTGATGAAAATGGTCTGGTTACTGCTGTCGCAGCTGGTACAGCTACAATAACAGTTAAGGCGCCTAACGGCGCAGAAGCCAAAGCTACAGTTACAGTAGAGGATCTTAATACTGATCCT
Proteins encoded in this region:
- the malQ gene encoding 4-alpha-glucanotransferase, which translates into the protein MKNSGILLHISSLPSSYGIGDFGKEAYKFADFLKASKQKYWQILPLNPPGEDNSPYQAFSAFAGNPYFIDLDALYEQGLISDRYKSLIWKKGNIDYELLYKNKDSVLREISNNLDKIDQSDFDRFCQDNHFWLEDYAIFMALYEYFNKISWNEWEPDIVSKNPETISIYQEKLKTEIAYWKTIQYLFWTQWFKLKNYANSLGIEIIGDLPIYISYHSADVWAYSQNFMLDSEKKPSCVAGVPPDIYSSKGQLWGNPVYDWEYMKQEGFSWWLNRLMFSQKCYDHIRIDHFIGFANYYSIPAGAQDAITGQWKKAYGKELFEKFKQLVPNAKILAEDLGNKTQEVEKLLDYTGYPGMVILQNWYDSPDVYKFLDSLKQSNIVVYTGTHDNNTIKGWYKSISSSEKRAFKKITGCKFDVVKAMISLGVKSNADKFIVPIQDYLGLGEKDRMNIPATKGNWIWRLKNDNYIKKYKKIIRLTTKQ